The segment ggaCAGATATTGATATATAGTtacaaatacacatatatatatatacaaatgtataaatatttatacatatatttatatatttatagatatatacatatgtacttatatatatccaaatagatatatatatatatttggcagatctctaatatatatatatagacaaatttatatatatacatatatatcctgtctatatatatatatatatatatattcatagatACAcatatgtgatatatatatatatatatatacgtatacgtatatatatttatatatatacatatatatatatatatatctttgtcttcttatatatatatatatatatattatatatatatatatatatatatatatatattcgtatatacctatatatacatacaaatatatatatagagagatatatatatttatatacatatggaatacatatattGATATATACTTGCATATCCATATAGATGCATTTATATATAGACAGTCTTATACCCTTATAACCTAGCTCACTCTCTTGTAGAATTTATTAATTCTGAAGCATTGATCTTGTTATTTACAATTTCCATTAAAGGAGAAAACGACATCAAGTGACCTTTTAAGATACAAATTAGATCTTAATAATTAACAAAAAAGTTAACTTGGATtatcaataattaaaatgaaaCACGAAATACATGTTGTCATTTTGAATAATGATTGTGACCGGAGATTTAGCCTATCTCGCATTTATATTAAAACACAGATTGGAAATAAATGTCCAGAGGCTTATATGTCCTTAAAGCTTAAAACAGTGGCCGGTCACTAACTTAGCGGGCGGTGGTGCTCATATCTAAAACAAAGCAATTATAGATTAATAAACCTACAGATAGAAGCACTTCATCATAGCTGGCATGATCCCCATGAAATCCTGATAATTATGATATGTCAGGGCTTTGGTGTGAGTGGTACTCCCTTGATCATCCGCCAAAATCAATTACGGCTCCTCAACACGATTTTAACACCGATGGCGCATCATTCAAGGACATGCGCCATTTCGTATCCAATAAGACCCATCCAAAGTGGGTTAAGGCAGGCATGTTTTTTAGAAAGAATAAACAAATTTAGCTCTTTCACATCATTAACTCACTGGGATATTAATTAAACTCCAGAATTAATAGAAGAAGTTCTGTAATAATTCATCGCTCTGGAATTGAGGATAAACAGAGGATGGATACCCCAATTAAACTTTGCAGCACTAAAAGGCAAATGGCCTTTGAAGGGACCATTACTAGAGAACGCCTCAAGCGCATCATGCGACTTCCCCACACCTTAGTGATTGATGCGGTTGAGAATATCCTCGGTCCGGATTTTCTCTCAAACTCAGATAGAACCAAGGCTAACACGGATGTGGCCGCCATGTTTCTCGTTGTGGCTGTTAGCTCTACCAAAAATCATGAAGATACAAGTGCTCTGTGTAGAGAGGTCTTCATGGCCTCTATCTTGGGTGATCTGGAGCGGGTCTTAATCAATATTGACAATGAATGGACTATTCCTCGGCCGCGGAATTATGATATTCTCATTCGAAATAACAGACCGGTTCCTCTTTTCCCTATCATATCCACAGATGGTGTGCCTTTCTCCAATGATAGGCTTGAGGTAATAAACAGAAATGTCAACTTTCTGCTCTACTTATTTCATGTGCGACACCCTCCAAAACCCACTTGGTTTGAGAACTTCCTCAAAGCAGAGGGGCTGGTTCTGGAAGATGAGAATGCTTCTTCCTCGTCCTCTGGGTCGGAATGATTTGGCTCGGTTTTCTGGGAGTGCTTGTGAGCTGTTTTGAAAAGTAAATTAGAAAGAATTTTTGCATGTGATAATGTTGTAACTAAAAACTTGGTAAAACTTGGGACATAGTAGATAACTATCTCTAAGTAGAACTGGATTAAATCTTTAGTTTACAGAAACCAGAGTATAGACAGCCAAGTACCATGAATCTTAAAAGACATACAGGACACTAAATTAGTTGGATATTAATCATAAAAAGCATTGCGACGTAATGAGTATGAAGGAATATCTATTTATATAGAAATATACTAGCATTTTGGTTTGAATACCTAGCAATCTGAATAGATACTCTAGATATTTGTAGACATCTGGATGCATGCATTTATTGGTATTCATTCATATTGGTGGTGATCATTTCGGAATGGGTAATTTTGATTTATTAAGAATAATAGATAATGGTTGTAGCACTCTTGTGCCATTTGTTGAAATTTTTCTATATTGGGACATCCCCCTGTCATGTCTTGAGACAGAGGACTTTATGTGGCTAACATGCAAATTCGAATAACCATTCATTCAGCCATCCTCTCTGCTATAAATTTATAGGAAATGGGGAGGCCGGTATGACTGGATCTCATCTACTCACTCTTGTTATTGTAGCTTGGATCTTATCCGTTATTAAGGACAACATCCAGAAGCATAAACAAGAGTTGGTAAACTGGAAATGCTTTGGTCATTAGACAATCATGCTCGGGCCTAAACATAATTGGACATTAGATACTCAATTCTGTTTCTTAAATCTCTTTACTTCATGATCTAAGAGGATAAGTTTCACAGGAAATGGTATTGTGATAATTGCCTAGCATTATAGATGAATTTTTACTTGCTATAATAGATTGGATGATACTAACAAATCTGCCAAGTGTTTGAGAAATTAACAATGCAGGCCAAATAGGCACATCTCGGGCAATTTAGGGGACACTATTGACAACCAAAGATCATCTTCAATACCAAACCGCTGGAAGTTGTGGAAAGTAACTATCTGATTATTAAAATCTGTACTTTTTGGGCTTGTAAGGGTAGGGGAAATAAAAACACCCTCCCATCTGACCACCCTGGCCCGGGGTGATGAAGTATTAAATCTGAAATTGTTATTTGCTGGACTATGGTCCCGGGTAAGGCCGGAGGTTTTTTcgcctccattctttcctaccggcgcccgcaCGAGTGGAGAATTGTAAAATTTCAAATTGATTAATAAAATTtcttggcttcggccttttattgaaaaaaatatatatatatttaatatatttatatttaatatttaatatataaattagatacatagttaaataataaatattgccagatataaaatataatatatgtatCATTCATTTAATATGTCCATGTTATATTTGTAATAGTAATgcaaaataattttgaaataatctaataattatgtttaatttatatgttatattttaaaatattgaattaattaGAGAGGTATTAGTCATATAATAGTTAATATAGTAcgaatttaatatataaaatagataCATAATTACATAGTAAacaattataaatattaaatataatataatatacaatTTTTTAATTTGATATTTCTAATATATGTGGATCATATTTTACATCTAGAATCGGTGGAAGtgttcatcaaagcaaataacatGTTAGAAATTGTAGTTgcaaatgttggtacaatttaaattttttacattttacataaaatatatattataattatatttactgttacatatttttattttatttttttatataatgtaaatattagatatatttttaatataaataataaaatcatatatttaaatataattgttatttaattttattagatTTATTATATCTATTGCAATATTAAAcgacaagtactagccactatgtggtaCTTGGCACTTGTTATTATCGTGGCATCTAAAACTTTTGGCATACATGACCTTCAATCTAATGCTTACATAGAATATAATTATACACTGTATTTTAAATATTACCTTACAAAATTTGGTAAATAAAACTATTGTATCTTCTATACACAAATTGAATTGTACTCTCTAACATGTTAAGTTACATATATTTTTCTATCGGCGTAACCCTTGCACCTCTTTTCGGTGCAAATGCTAGTTATACTTTTATGCAGTTAGGGAGACTCCAATGAATTGGAATAGGAGTATATATGTGGGATACATTGAGAAATAAAATTACAAGGAAGTCAGTACAAGATTGATGTTCATTATGTTATCTGGGATCCAATGAGCACAAACCCAGAAATATAATGAGTTGCATAACAGACTGAAAATTTTATCTAGAAAATATGCACGTGTGCTGAGAAATGGGAAAGAACACTTGTAACAATCCTCATGTAATAAATCCCCTAAAATATAATATAGTATACTGACATCTACGTCGATGATTGTCTTCTGACATTATTCTGAAAAAGGTGATAGCATTCTTCATAATGCTAAATCCTGTCtaacaaaatatccaaaaactaatcCTCTTAGAAACTAAAAGTCTGCAGGATCCTACCCTTTCCCGGCCAATCAAAGCACTTCAAGTTTTAACTGCAAAAATGTCCTGATAAACTTTGCTAACTTCCCATATTGTTTTAGAAATCTGGGAAGGTCAACTTCCTAGCCCCAATAATAGCACAAACTAACCAGATTGTTCCCTCACATATACCATGTTTTATATTCTTGATATAATATGCAACCTTCACCAAGGTCAAAAATAATTAACTTTCAATATTTTTTTCCACGCTGAAGAATCACATTTTGGACTTCCAAATTTACAGTAGCACAGAATATGCTAGTATATTTGTTGCACAACAATAATATATATTTGACAAACAACTAGGTGTAATACATGCACAAAACATAAGGCATCACATTTCCAAATGAAATTCCACTTAACACATTACCTGAGGAGCTGCTTCAAAGACAGTAAACTTCTTATTCAGATTCTCATCCAACTCCAATATTGCAGCAACATTGCCACATCTGAATAAAGTTTACAAAACTTCATCATTTAGCAGTGTTCTTACAGACTATATGGCTAAAAAATATGCAAAGAGATTTGTTAGCAATTTTCAATTTAACATGAAGCACCTGTAACAATAATTTGGAGCAGACCATACTGTCACTATCTGATTATTGAACATCCATTTATATCCTTCCATTACCAACTGATGAGCACGGCAGATAAAATCAATTTTATTTGTATGATTGAATGTTGTGACAACATTTCCACCAAAAAGAAATCCAGCACCTCTTGGGCTCAGACCCCAACCATCAACAACATCTTCTGGATCTGACCAAAGAAGGTCACACATGGCACCATCATGAGGCACTTCCTGCTTCCTATCAATTGTTCTAATCTGCTCATGTCAATATATTAGTTGGTATCAAACAAAACACAAGCTCGTCAGTTTAAAAGCTGATCTGTGACATACAAATGCTgatcaaaacttgcatttatgaAAAAGCAAATATCAAATTAATGCACCTAGTAAACGGACCAAAAAAAAAACATCAGAAATGACATACCTGATCTAGAGTTGATATTGCAGGAGAAAGACCTCCATGTACACTAAAGATTCGATTCTCAATGAGTGCTGATAGGCTGCAAAGTGAAGGCAGCAACTAGTTAAATAAATAGGACAACAGAAAACTAGGAAACAAGGCTCTGACCATAGAAACTCATTACGTAACTTCATGAGAAAAGCTTAACAGTAAATCTAAAACCAAGATTTGTCAGAAATAAAGATAACCAACCCAATTCAACAGTCACAATGTTCCATCACAAAGAACATTATTATACTTTATAAACAACGCTTAAGGCCAAACAGCATAATAAGGTGCAACAGAAGACTGCCCGGTATTTCtagtcactgataatggatgaGTGTTTGAAAGTTTCATATACAAAATATAAGTCTCAAGAAATTTTATTGCAGGTCATAAACCTCAAATAGTCAAATATATCTGTGCAGTAACGCCACACATTTACCGAACCATATTTCCGAAGGCATTCGTCATAAAATCCATATACCTGTAAAATAATTCTCCAATTGAAAATCAGAATATCAGGAACGAGAATTAACAGCATTTTTATAATACATAATACATCTAACATTCAAATGTAACAATGTGCTTGTATAAAGGCCTACTACTGAGCTGCAGCTCCATTAGCAGTTCCTTATTAATTACCTGTGTGATTTGCCGGCTCTCATGATTCCCCCGGATCAGTGTGATTCGGTCAGGATATCGAACCTGTTCCATGGATTTATTTCTCTGATTATTGATATTAAGATAGAAAGCTTTGCGAAGCATTGATGTGACACTTACAGATAACACAAGTAAGAATTCAGAACAGATTGCAAACATGAAAGAAGTGATCACCCATTAATCTGAAGCTGTGATGTTTGAGCATAGAGATCATTCATTATAAAGCTTGGaatgagttattttattttattttttaggcaAATTGTGGACATGGGGTCCACTCCCATCTATCTATGATTCTATAACAAAAATCAAAATAACAATAAGAATCACATCAACCTAAAATTAGGTGTACTTCAGAATCAGAGATATTGTGTGGAAGATCTGCACAtgaattatatttaataaaaatgTAAGTTTTCTCTATGGAGAAAGCATCTCTTGGTCAAACTTGAATATTGTATACTCCATGTAGAATACTCTCTGATGTCAAACGTTGTAATTCAAGTAGGAAGTCTTgtgtaatttatatttttaaaattttaagtcaaGAGAAGGTGATTGCAAATTGCTAACAGATTTTCTTCCTGTCATCATGAATTGAACAGACGTAGTTCCCTTTTCTTGTCATGGAGCATGTGTAACAGTGCAGATTGCAACAGGGGTCACTTGTGTAGAAGATCTGCAACGGAATTATATTTGATATAAATGTAAGTTCTCTATGGAGAAAGCATCTCTTGATCAAACTTGTATATTTTATCCTCCGTGTAGAATAGTGTCTGATGTCAAACGTTTTGTAGTTCAAGTATGAAGTGTTGTGTAATTTATGTTGAGAAGGTGATTGCAAGTTGTTATCCTCTCCATGGTGTGATTGTCACCATATTTGGCAGGGAAATTCAGGGGATGATGTATTCATCTCTGGGGGGCCACATTTGACAGTTTGTTGTTATTTCAATTTGTTTTGTAACACAACAAATGTAAATGCTTTTTATTAATAGAATATGGGATTTTTTGATCATTTATGGATTATTTAAGAAGATTCTATCATTTGAAGTTTCATGACTCTAGGAATTGCATAAACTAAAATTGCTCGATTATTTATGAAGATTCTATCATTTGATGGAATCTTTAATGTGATTTTGGTTCTCTATTCATAGTATTTAGTTCTTAGGTTTAGATGTACAAAATTGTTTGGTCATTCCTTTAGGTTTTGATTTTATCACCAATGGATTAAGAGCTAGATAAATTTCATGAAATGATACAAGTAGCAAAAGTCACAATTTCGAAAGGAACAACAGATAGAACCATAGATGCAAAACTCATGGTAAACTCCCAAGACTCAGGAGTTACTCATACTTAACTCGAGACCCAAGCTTCTCTAAATAAATCACCAGCAACTGAATAAAAAATCAGCACAAACTTGCACTTAACAATTCGGAATTCTGTCAAAAATGGAGAAGATTGTTCAGATAAAAAAAGTGTTcattatttttaattttcattAAGCAATGGTGGTAGAAAAGTTTGAATGCATAAGAGTTCTCATTTCAGCTCTTATTGAATGGCAACATTTCAAAAGCATGTAACTGTGACACAATTCTAGCTTTTTCTATTTTTCTACCCTCATTCTAAATGTTTTTTGCAGggttgttcaattttttttgttttgcttttgttttattttttatttactgTTATAATTTAGTAACTAGTTTTAATTTTTACTTAGAATTCGGCTGGTAGGGTTTTgggtaatgtccccactttgaaatagaacttaatagtaaataataataataataacaataataatataatgcaaaagaataaaaattaaattaaaactaaaatatgaaagaatataactaaatataattaaaatttaaaagttgtgactccctcaaacatgagatataaaagggagaagagaacctcatttgaggggggggataatttgggaatcagaagtgcggatcagatttaaataagaagtgcagatctgattgtgaaaggttgtgtccctttcaaagggcagaaataatgaagagttgcactctttcaaagggtgctaatggtgaaaaggtgtgtctcttgccaaagagcataaatgatgaagaggtgtgacctctccctcacattgagagatataaagaaaggaatcaaaagcctccagtgacatcaccatcaatcagatcagatcagaactgttattaagttacaggcagtaacatccttgttcttggtggtatgcatggggatgtgcttaatatatgacacctgataatgttcttatacaGAAGTTTGATCTACACTCTGATCTGAAAGAATCAAAAGGGAGAATACTTTAGCAGAACGGAAAACAATAAAGGGACCGGCAAAACTGTAAGAACTTTCCATTATCTGCATCAATAGACATAGGCCAATCTGGCATATTTCCTTGTTATACGTATAATACAGAGCATCTGATTTATAGAGTAATCAACCATTGTTTGATAATTTAATTACTGAATAATAAGCATTACATTGATATTAAAGATCAATATTACATTTCTGTAATTATTATTGAATTAAGAACATGGCTGCCAATAATTGTAATGAATATAAGTTAATAAGCtctctataatatatatatatatatacccaatcACGGTAAGAGAACGAAGGGATCCTAAATAGGGGGAACGGTGTTGGGGTCACCTCTAAGCATGTCACCACATGGTATGTGACCCTGGAGTCCCCCATGAGGCCAAAGGAGGTCAAAGGTGTTCTGCCTTTGGGCTTAGGAGGGTTAGACTTTCTGGGCACCCTATTCAGATAAGTCCTTATCCTCTGGACCATGGTGAAGGATTGAACTATGTATATCTAATCATGTGAGTAGGAGAGGTGACATGATTGAGGGGTAACAGTTATAAGGATGCCTCACTAGGTATGCCACCTCATATGTatggcatgggccacatgaggccaaaggGGGGCGAAGATGCACTGCCTTTGGGCCTAGGATAGAGGGTCGCAAGGACACCCTATCAAATTACCCATCCTAGCTTACTATGATTAGGGGTTGCTCTAATTAGCTTAGGTGATCTTATAATCAAATAGCAAGTTGTGATTTGTGTTCATAATCTCTACATTTAtagtttaatttgtaaatgttatttaCTTTATGTATTATGATTGTAGGttgttttctaacttgtttgcaggTTTTCCCTTTTAAAAGATAAAGGTACCGTCTCTCTAACAACTAGGATAATTAACAAAAGGGGACATTccattttgtttgaattttttattgttcTTTTGTTAGGgttaatttctaatttttttaaaaagaaaatggcATCCACAAGTAGGAGAGGTGGCAGCAAGCCTAGGGAGCCTACTTGGAAAAATGCGACCGTAGGTACATGTATGGACTGCTAATTGACAACCATTGTGGTATGGATATGAAAGTTGGCATAAATCACCTCAAATATTGTCGATCGCAGACAATGGTGGAGATATAGAACCATGTACACAAGTGGCTCAAACCAAGAGAGCAAAGAAAAAAGGAGAATTGTGGAATTGACAAGTATTAGTTCTACAAGGTCAGAGGAAGGTATAGGAGCCTTTGCTTCTTCCATGGGGCCACAAACAGGAAGCTTACGCAGCATGGGCAGCCATagttcatttttttttcttatgcAAAACACTCATCGTGTGCAACTTTCATTAGAAGGTACTGCAACAAACATTCCAT is part of the Cryptomeria japonica chromosome 10, Sugi_1.0, whole genome shotgun sequence genome and harbors:
- the LOC131859414 gene encoding serine/threonine-protein phosphatase PP-X isozyme 2 isoform X2, with amino-acid sequence MSELDRQIEQLKRCEPLEEWEVKALCLKAMEILVEESNVQRVDAPVTVRYPDRITLIRGNHESRQITQVYGFYDECLRKYGSVNVWRYCTDIFDYLSLSALIENRIFSVHGGLSPAISTLDQIRTIDRKQEVPHDGAMCDLLWSDPEDVVDGWGLSPRGAGFLFGGNVVTTFNHTNKIDFICRAHQLVMEGYKWMFNNQIVTVWSAPNYCYRCGNVAAILELDENLNKKFTVFEAAPQEARGVPSKKPAPDYFL
- the LOC131859414 gene encoding serine/threonine-protein phosphatase PP-X isozyme 2 isoform X1; translated protein: MSELDRQIEQLKRCEPLEEWEVKALCLKAMEILVEESNVQRVDAPVTICGDIHGQFYDMKELFKVGGDCPQTNYLFLGDFVDRGFYSVETFLLLLALKVRYPDRITLIRGNHESRQITQVYGFYDECLRKYGSVNVWRYCTDIFDYLSLSALIENRIFSVHGGLSPAISTLDQIRTIDRKQEVPHDGAMCDLLWSDPEDVVDGWGLSPRGAGFLFGGNVVTTFNHTNKIDFICRAHQLVMEGYKWMFNNQIVTVWSAPNYCYRCGNVAAILELDENLNKKFTVFEAAPQEARGVPSKKPAPDYFL